AGTCTTGGGGGTGGGATGTCTATGTAGCCCAGCTGTAAGCTTGTCACCCCGTGTTGAGCCTCATGCTGACGAAGACGATTAGCATCCGTGAATACTTTCCCACAGAGGCCACAAGGCAGGATACCAGCCTCTCGCAGGCCCCCCGGGGCACCAAACATCATGGAGTCCAAGAGATTGGCTTTACGGGGACGCCCTCTGCCCCTCTTGGTGCTTAAAGTGGGGGCACTAGCAGCAACGTTCTGGAAGGGCGAGGCCAGCAGCGGTGGGGACAGAGGTCCTGCCACCATGGGCAGGCGGTCCACACCCTGCAGGACAGGTAGGGAGGACTGTGCAGCCGTGAGCGCAGCCCGCGTGGCCTCATCTTCAGGCATACCAGCAATGCCGTTGCCATTGGGTGCCAAAGCGGTACCGTTGGTCATGTCAAGAGGGAAGCCAAGGTCCGTAGCCCCCGGACGGAAAAGCATAATGTCAGGGCGTGCGGGGGGCACCAGGATCTGCACATTGGACTGCTTGATCACCTCCTGGCATATGTCAATCACGGAGCGCATCAGCAAGAACTTGGCGGCCGTCATGAGCTCCGGGAAGCTCTCCAGCCGCACCACGATGCGCGACGTGTAGGCGAAGTCCAGGATGTCTCCGAACACCTTGGAGCTGATGGTGTGCATCTCCAgctcccgcccgcccccgggggccccgccggccgccgccgcagccccgccggTCGCTGCCGCCTCCGCCGCGCCCCCCTCCGCGCCGCCGCCACCTGCCCCGTCGCCGAGCTGCGCGCTGAACACCGACTCGAAGTACTCGCTGCAAGCGGCCAGCACCGCCCGGTGCGCCGGGAAGCTCTCGTCGCCCACGCGGAGGAGCACGTCGCAGAAGCGGCCGCCGTTCTTGCGCTGCTGGTTGAGGCTGTGCAGCATGTCGGCGCTGTGCCGGCTCACCTGGTAGGTGTAGCAGCCCGACGAGGGGCCGCAGGCGGCGGCCTCGCTCACCCGCTCCATGGGGCTGCGCCGCCCCGCTGGCGCCCGCAGGGGGCGCGCGCTCTCCGGCCGCCGGGCGGCGCGCGCCGCCTCCTCCTTCCCCGCCCCTGCCCGGGCCGACGGCGGCGGCGCGCGCTGCGCTCCCTGCACAGCGCGAGGGGATGGCGGGGGGGGGCGAGACAAAAGGCTCGGGCGGCCGAGGGGCGCGCGCCGCGCGGGGCCGCCGCGACCGCGCGAGCTCcgcccgggcccggccgccACGAGGCGCTGCGGCCGCGGAGGCCGCCGCGGGAAGGGGCGTGCGCGGCGCGGCTGCAGCGAGCCGGGAGGGAGGGGGGctccggcggcggcggctccggggcTGCCGGCTCCGTCCGTCCCTGTGTGTTTGGAGCGGAGGAAAGATGGCAGCGGCTGCACTTCCTCTTGCACTTTCACCCctggggggaggagaaggagggggcGATACCACCCCCCCTACAAAAATCCAGCGGGGGCCCCCCGGCTGCTGCTCCCCCACCaagcgccgccgccgccgccggctcCGGTCCGGGCCCCGCCCGCTTCGCTGCACCCGCGCCACCGACGCCGCAaactttcctctcttctttggCCGTGAAGACCCCCACCCTATTCAtagagacccccccccccctccagccaCTCgggctccccctgcccccccgcttcctgcccccctccctccccgcaTCCGCCAATGCAagagcagccagagccagcaggCCGGCCCCCAccccgcccgcccgcgggggctgggggctgcagtcccccccttccccagcaccgaTCCTCCAATGCCGAGCCGGCAGCGAGGCCCCCGCCCGCGGCACACGGGGGTGGTGGGGCTGCGCTCGCCCCCTCCCCCAAATATCCGGGCTGCAGCTCGCCCCCCAAGCCCCCCTCCCGCcggagagaggaggaggggccggcggggggggctgcaggcaacctccccccctccccaggcgTCCAATGCAAACCCCTCCCGGAGCTGCAGAGGCGCAGAGCGGCCCCCACCTCCTCGCCT
The sequence above is a segment of the Apus apus isolate bApuApu2 chromosome 16, bApuApu2.pri.cur, whole genome shotgun sequence genome. Coding sequences within it:
- the PATZ1 gene encoding POZ-, AT hook-, and zinc finger-containing protein 1 isoform X3, producing the protein MERVSEAAACGPSSGCYTYQVSRHSADMLHSLNQQRKNGGRFCDVLLRVGDESFPAHRAVLAACSEYFESVFSAQLGDGAGGGGAEGGAAEAAATGGAAAAAGGAPGGGRELEMHTISSKVFGDILDFAYTSRIVVRLESFPELMTAAKFLLMRSVIDICQEVIKQSNVQILVPPARPDIMLFRPGATDLGFPLDMTNGTALAPNGNGIAGMPEDEATRAALTAAQSSLPVLQGVDRLPMVAGPLSPPLLASPFQNVAASAPTLSTKRGRGRPRKANLLDSMMFGAPGGLREAGILPCGLCGKVFTDANRLRQHEAQHGVTSLQLGYIDIPPPRLGENGVPGPDDPDAPRKRSRTRKQVACEICGKIFRDVYHLNRHKLSHSGEKPYSCPVCGLRFKRKDRMSYHVRSHDGSVGKPYICQSCGKGFSRPDHLNGHIKQVHTSERPHKCQTCNASFATRDRLRSHLACHEDKVPCQVCGKYLRAAYMADHLKKHSEGPSNFCTICNRGLQAPGVHPEWGSSIPLRQDLWHQRRPEMFTFGPD